From the genome of Vanessa atalanta chromosome 30, ilVanAtal1.2, whole genome shotgun sequence, one region includes:
- the LOC125075356 gene encoding U1 small nuclear ribonucleoprotein 70 kDa: MTQFLPPNLLALFAARDPIPYLPPAAKLPHEKKQKGYDGVGAFLHIFEHPSETPPPTRVETREERLERRRRERAEQTAYKLEQEIALWDPTTNAPATGDPFKTLFVARINYDTSESKLRREFEGYGVIKKIHMIYNKDNGKPRGYAFIEYEHERDMHSAYKHADGKKIDGKRVLVDVERARTVKGWLPRRLGGGLGGTRRGGADVNIKHSGREDNERERERYRLEQRERDRDERRERDRGRRRSRSRSRRRSASRSRRREREREKRDDDTERRRRRSRSRSERRRERRDRDKERDKERDKDRDKDRDKRRRRDKERKEPKVKPEDIKIKEEPQDDYPEFSLPALDVQIKQEPSEDENKYNPEDANGDDYNY; the protein is encoded by the exons ATGACGCAGTTTCTACCACCAAATCTTCTTGCTCTATTTGCGGCACGGGATCCAATTCCCTATCTGCCGCCAGCAGCAAAACTTCCCcatgaaaagaaacaaaaaggCTACGATGGAGTCGGCGCTTTTCTCCATATTTTCGAG CACCCGTCTGAAACACCTCCACCTACACGAGTGGAGACAAGAGAAGAAAGACTTGAAAGACGAAGACGAGAGCGTGCTGAGCAGACGGCATACAAATTGGAGCAAGAAATAGCATTATGGGATCCCACAACCAATGCACCGGCCACAGGCGATCCTTTCAAGACATTGTTTGTTGCTAGgata aactaTGACACATCCGAATCCAAGCTTCGGAGAGAGTTTGAAGGGTACGGAGTAATAAAGAAA AttcatatgatatataataaagacaatGGCAAACCAAGAGGATATGCTTTCATTGAGTACGAACATGAGAGAGACATGCACT CCGCGTACAAGCACGCCGACGGCAAGAAGATCGACGGGAAACGCGTGTTGGTCGACGTGGAGCGAGCGAGGACGGTCAAGGGGTGGCTGCCGCGGAGACTCG GCGGCGGGCTGGGCGGCacgcggcgcggcggcgcggaCGTCAACATCAAGCACTCGGGCCGCGAGGACAACGAGCGCGAGCGGGAGCGGTACCGCCTCGAGCAGCGCGAGCGCGACCGCGACGAGCGCCGCGAGCGCGACC GCGGTCGACGTCGCAGTCGGTCTCGTTCCCGGCGACGTTCCGCGTCTCGCTCGCGCAGACGGGAACGTGAGAGGGAAAAGCGAGACGACGATACCGAGAG ACGTCGGCGGCGGTCGCGCTCGCGTTCGGAGCGTCGCCGCGAGCGCCGCGACCGCGACAAAGAGCGCGACAAGGAGCGCGATAAGGACCGCGACAAGGACCGCGACAAGAGGCGGCGGCGGGACAAGGAGCGGAAGGAGCCCAAGGTCAAGCCCGAGGACATCAAGATCAAGGAAGAGCCGCAGGACG ATTATCCAGAGTTCAGCCTGCCTGCCCTCGACGTTCAGATCAAACAGGAACCGAGCGAggacgaaaataaatataatcctgAGGACGCCAACGGGGACGATTATAACTATTAA